DNA sequence from the Methanolobus sp. ZRKC5 genome:
ACATCAATGACGTAACCGTCTATGCTTTTCTGAAAACACTTGCTGAGAATGAAGACACCTTCATCAGTACTAAGTACGATGATGAAACTGCTACTTATGTGTCAGGGCAGGCAAAATTAATATTTGGAGAAATATATAAAACGAATGAAGACTTTAATACTATACTACCATTGATAAAAAAACTGGATGAAGAGCTTCTGGAAAGAAAAATAAATCCAGGGTCCACGGCAGACATTGTAATTGCAGGTCTGTTTATCTCATTGCTTGCAGGAGTCAGGTTCTAATGCTTAATAAGATAAAATATGACAATTATGGTATTTATGACGGCATATCAGAAACCATTGTTACAACGAGCAGAGGATGGACACCAAACGCCGCCCCCATGGGCATCATCCGGAAAAAAGACAAATTATTCGTACGTATGTTCAAAGGTTCTAATACCTACAACAATGTGCTTTCAGAGAAAACTCTCGTCGTAAATATTACTTTGGACCCTTTGGTCTTCGTCAATTCAACATTTACTGACCTTGATGATTCTGATTTTGAAAGCGTGAATATAGGTGGCAGGAATTTTGCTGCTCTTAAAAAAGCCCAGTGCTGGATCGCTTTTGATTGTACGAACACTAAACTTACATCAGAAGCACTTGTAACAGAACTTGTGCCTGTAGGAACCCGTATGAATAAGCCACTAATAAGAGCCCCTAACCGTGGTCTTTTCGGAGTAATTGAAGCATGCATACATGCAACCAGATATCAGCTTACATCCGAGGATAGATACCTCAAACTTATCAAAGCATATGGGGACATAGTAGACAAATGCGGCGGAGATAATGAAAAAGAAGCAATGAAATTGCTTTATGGATATCTCTGAACTGTCCCAATGAAAAGAGTATAATACGAAAAAGACTATTTTCTCCCCATGACAAAAACGATAGCATGGGGAATTACCGGAGCCGGTCATTTCCTTACATCCAGTTTCGGGATATTCAAACAACTCAAAAGTGAGAACGACATCAGAGTGAACACTTTCCTTTCTAGTGCTGCCGAAGAAGTTGTAAGGATGTACGGACTTGAGAGCGAACTGGAAACAATATCCTGTGGTGAATATCTTGAAGAGATCTTACTTGAGACTCAGCAGGGAAAAAGCTGGCCAAAAACAGGACGTTTCCTGCTCGATAAATATGATGCACTTATCGTGACCCCGGCCACCTCCAACACCGTATCCAAGATAGCACACGGCACTGCAGATTCACTTGTTAATAACGCTGTTGCGCAGGCTGTGAAAGGAAGCGTGCCGGTCTATATCGTGCCTGTTGACATTGCAGGTGTCGTGGTATCGGAACTTCCATATGGCATTGCCAGGGAACTATGCCAGAAATGTGATCCATGCCCACCAAGAGATAGCTGTCCTAATAATGCTATAAGCGACCAGATAGACCTGCTTAAATGTAGTGGTTGTGGAATTTGCAAGGAACTTTGCAATTTCAATGCTATAAAAGGCGGGCCTGTTGAACTGAAAGTAAGGGATATCGATGCAAGAAATGTGGACATCATCAAAGAACTTGAAGGTATAACAGTATTGGAAAAACCGGAAGACATACCTGGAATTCTCGCAGATATCTAAGTTAAGAGAACTTCATCTGATCTTATTATCTTATTCCAAGACGTCTTCCAAGTTTATTCAAATGACCGACAAACATCTGTTTTACAACAAAGGACGTTGGAGTTTTTCCACCACCGGGACTGGTATGGCCTTTGCGTATGGCATCAAGCACAGCTTCAACTGTTCCGGACTCTGCGTCTATATTTGTATATGACCTGCCAACCATCTCTGCTTCGTGAGAATCACTTCCACCGACCATGGGAAATCCCAGTTCCTGAGCAGCTTTTCTGGCTTTGTTATTTGGACCATCAGTTACACAACGGGAATTCAACACTTCCACTGCATCAGTATCCAGCCCTTCAACATAGCCGATGCCGTGGGATGTCATTTTAAAAGGATGAGGAATAACTACAACAGCTCCCTGTTGTCGTGCTTTTTTGATGGTTTCTTCAGGACTTAGTCCCGGCTCTATAGGTTCACGGATACCAAGTACAAGAATATGACCTTTGGATGAACTTACTTCCACCCCTGGTATGACAATAATATCCGAACCGATTTCCTTTGCCCTTCTGGAACATTCCATGCCACCTTCTATGACATCATGATCACATATGGCAAAACCGTCAAGCCCGTTTTTGGATGCATATTCAAGAATATTATCAAGACTGGCATTGCTATCTTTTGAATAACAGGAATGAACGTGAAGATCGAACTTCATAGAAGTATCTTAGTCTTCAGAGTTTATAAAGATAATTTAAAAATAGTTGGTTGCGAACGGGTAATAGAATTTTATTGGTTGGGTGGTTGGATAGGATTGGTGGTACATTAGAGAAGATATACCCGTTCGCATACATACAAACAACCTTATAGCATATATATATAGCGCTGCTAATAAAATAGTTCAGCACCAAATATCATGTATTTTAAGGTAGTTTTTCCACTAAAGAAATGGCTTTATTTATAATCTTGTCCCTCGCTTCAAAATCGATTGAAATACCTTTATCGTACACTATATTATGAACAAGACCCTCATCAAATATCCATGCTACAAGGGACATCCCTTCCTCGGACATGGGGAAAGAGAGACTGATCCGCTCCCATTCAGGAAGTTGATTACGTATCTGCGCTTTTAAATCATCAAACCCAAAACCACTTTTTGCAGACACAGCTACGGGATTAGGAGCAAGATAACCAAGATCCAACATACGTTCCTTCAGTTCTTTTTCATCTACAAGATCAGTTTTGTTGAAAACTGTAACAATAGACACGTCCTGCAGTTGGTCCCACATCGTTTCATGACATACAAGCAATTTTTTGCGTATATTTTCCGGATCTTCTGAAGAGTCAACAACAAGAAGAAGAACATCTGCAAGGAATATTTCATCAAGGGTTGATCTGAAAGCATCCACCATCCAGTGAGGAAGATCTTCAATAAATCCTACTGTATCCGTTAGCAAAACATCACGGCCCTCTACATTCAAACAGCGGGTTGTAGGAAGTAGTGTGGTGAACAACATATCCTTAGACTCGACATTCTCACCTACAAGAGCATTGAAAAGGGTACTTTTTCCTGCGTTGGTATACCCGGCAAGTGCCACCAGTGAAAAACCCCGGGAGTGCCTGTGAGCCCGGAGGGATTCGTTGTCCTTCTGTATCGTTTCCAGTTCTTTACTGATACGTATCATCCGATTCTTTATATCCTGTGCATAGGAATCCTCGTAGCCTCCAAGACCCATAAAGCCCGGCCTCTCATCTTTTTTAAGGATAGATATCACAGCTCTGGCCCTTGGAAGCTCATACTGGAGCCTTGCCAGTTCGACCTGTAGTTTGGAACGGTGAGTAGTTGCTCTGGTTGCGAATATCTCCAGAATTAGCTGGAATTTGTCTATGGTTTCACAGCGACATATTTCGGAGATATTGTATATCTGCATCGTGCTTAACGGATTATGGAATATGATCTTATCAGGTTTCAGATGAACGACCATTTGAGCTAATTCATCCACCTTTCCTCTCCCAAGATGAAACTTCCTGTCAGGATGCCTGGTCTGGGTTAGTTCACACAGAACTTCATAACCTGCCGCTTCAGCCAGTTCCCTGAGCTCATTCAACTGAAGTATGTTCTTGCCATCTTCAGACCTTGGGTCATTCCGCTTTACTAAAATAACACTTTTCATAGGGATACCCTGATTTCCTGAATGGTCATTGAATGCCCATCTCTTTAAGAAGGAGTTTTCTTGAACCAAGTGATACATGATGAGCGATCTCAATGCATCTTCTTTCGCTCAAGGATTCCTGATATTTGAAATCAGCAGAGAACATACTGTCAATAACCCATTGGGGTTTATTGTACATATCACCTGCTTCTGTGACGATGGTACCACCGAACCTGAGTTCTGAAACGGTAGCTTCAATCATCTTCACAACATACGGGACGTCAGGGGCAGATCTGCTCCTGAAGGATCTGATGGCTATCTGGTTGACTTTCTCTACGTGATCAGCGGTAACGGATGCAGCAACAGCTGCACATACCATAAGATATTCGTCACCGGTCTTATGACGTCCTGAAATGTCCACTGCTATTATGTCAAACATCTGCTAAAGCAAAGACAGGTATATTATATAAGTTTGAGCAGAATTTTTACATTTGCATTGACACTTACATCTTTATCCTGCCGATATCGATATACTCAAGACCACTTGTAAATTCCACAGCATATAGCATCTGTTTCCTGACACTGTTGGCAAGTCTTACTGCCCTGGACATGAGAGGAAGGAAGAATTCATAGTCCTGCGGAATTGCATGGACCAGGTGATCCGAATGAGGAAGCTTGCTCAGGGATTTAACTTCATTGTATACCCTGAAATGAGTACCGAACTTAAAACCGGTCTTTGGAACAAAACCTCTGCTTCGAAGGTCAACATATGTGCTATACTTGCGTTCAAAATCAGGATCAATAGAGGATGCTGTCTCTGAGAATTCGGCAAGGTCAGGAATATTGCCCGTTGTGCCATCCTTTATCTTTATGACACCCTGCTCCAGCATGTATGCAGATTCTACAAGGGATAATTGAAGACGTTCATTATCAAGAGGTTTGCCGTAAAAACCATCTTCATAGAGCAGATGTGAGGCCTGTTCATCCCATATAAGGACACGGTCCTCCAGCATCGTTGCAGGAATTGGTTCATCCTGTGGTAAAATTGTCTCCATGCTCCCCTTTATATCTGCTTTTTTGACCTCATAATAAGTGAGATCACTTTCTTCATCAACGATGGCAAGCACCATTTGCTTGCGAACATTCACCGCTGCAGTGTACTGGGAAAGAAGGTCCTTAATAGGCATGGGGATACGCTCGGATCTTACGTAGACAAACATCTTTGCCTGGGTCTTGCCTGGGTGGCCCCCCCTTGGATATACCCTGAAATCAGTAACACTGGGCTGGACATAGTAACCTCTCTCACGAAGGTCTTTGTAAACGATGTACTTCAGCTCAAAGAACTGCTGCCTTTTTGAGGCTTCTGTGAAAAACTCCTCAAATGTAAGAGGTTTTTCATCCATGGCAATCTCAAGTTTGCTCTTGTAAAGCAGATATGCTGCTTCAACAAGTGTGAGTTCAAGAACATCGCCCTTTGGACGTCCGTAATACCCGGTATTATACAGCTCATTGATAGCCTGTTTCCCGGCCTTTACCCTATCGTTGACAAGTTTTCCGATCAAAAAGTTCACCTGAATTAAATAAGAATATGTGTAAGAATGTATATGGATTCAAATATTGGACTAACTATTTAACCATAGTGGACTGGAATCTGCAATTTCAAAATAATGACTGGTGTAAGAATAAAAGCAGAACAACAAAATCGGGTGCATGCAGAATAAATTAAAAAATTCGAAAAAGAAGCCTGAACCCTCTCTCAAAGGTAGGCTTCAGTAACATAACGGTGCATCATCCTGTGACTGTTGAAATAGTAGGCTATCATCTCAATGGAGTTATTCATGAGATTTATCCACTCGTCCTTTCTCTGATAATATTTTGGGATCATGATGTATTCAAGTTTATTGTAAAGGTCATCAAGTTCCATCATTTCTACTTGTTCCGGGGACTTGTCCACTTCGGGTTTAGGTCCGATGGCATATCCGGTTACGCCTTCCACACACCCTTCTATCCACCAGCCATCAAGCACACTGAAATTAACGACACCGTTATGAGCTGCCTTCATACCACTTGTGCCGGAGGCTTCAAGTGGTTTTTTAGGATTGTTCAGCCAGATATCCACACCTGATATTATTTTCAGGGAGAGATCCATATTATAATTTTCCAGATAGGCGATCTTTATTTCGCTTTTGAGTTCTTCAGCATACCTGAATATGCTTTCAATGAACTGTTTACCCTGAATATCACGTGGATGAGCCTTTCCTGCAAAGATCAACTGTATCTTTCCGGCTTCATTCACCTTTCTGAGTCTTTTAAGGTCTGAAAAGATAAAAGTAGGCCTTTTGTACTCAGTAATACGTCTGGCAAAACCAATAGTCAGTGTATCATAATCCATATCAGTTCCGCATTCACTGTTAACATGATCTATCAGCTCTTTTTTTGCATTACCGTGGGCTTCCCATATTTCGCCATCTGGTATGCTGCGGACCCTGACAAGGAGCTCCGGCTCATTTGCCCATCCGGGAAGGTATTTATCGTAAAGCGTTCTGAAATGAGAGCAAACCCATGTATAGGAATGAACACCATTTGTAATCGAATTGAACTTGTATCCGGGGAACATTTTTTCAGATATCTGCCTGTGTCTTTTTGCAACACCGTTGACATAGTTGGAAAGGTTCAGGCCAAGGACAGTCATATTCAACTGGTGCTCTCCACCATACTTCTTCAGGATCTCAAAATCCGAATTATTCCCAATCAACTCCATAACAAGATCATGTGAGAATACATCGTGTCCGCTTTCAATAGGTGTATGAGTGGTAAAAACACACAGTTCTTTGACCGTAGAGAGAGAAGTGCCATTCTGACGTAGTAATTCAAGGGCCAGAAGACTGGAATGACCTTCATTCATATGATATTTGGTTATGGAATGACCAAGCTCTTTCAGCATCCGGACCCCACCGATTCCCAATATCATTTCCTGCTTCAACCGATATTTTCTATCCCCGCCGTAAAGACTATATGTGATCTGTCGGTCTTCCGAAGAATTACCTTCAACATCCGTATCCAGGAAAAGCACAGGAACTGTTTCCCGGGTCTGGCTTCGGTGTTCATAAAGCCATGCTTTTACCTTCACGTCTCTATTATGAATTTGAACAGTCACTTCAGCAGACAAAAGCTTCATGAAATCAGCTGGAGACCACTCTTGGGGATGTTCGGTTTGCCTGCCTGCAGAATCCAGTTTCTGCATAAAGTATCCCCTTCTGTTCAGGAGAGTGACACCAATAAGTGGAAGTCCCAGATCAGCACTTGCCCTTATTGTATCGCCTGCCAGTATACCCAAACCGCCGCTATAGGTCGGAATCTCCTTCTTTAATCCAATCTCCATTGAAAAATAAGCTATCTTACGCCCTTTTTCCAAAATGACATTATCCATATTATCATGCACCTTCATGTTCTATGAAAGATTTAATGAAAATGTTATATTAAAATTCTTTGTAACTATTCAGCCTGATAAAAACACTATCAATAGCAATCTTGACAAAAAGTTGAGACCTACATTTTATTAGGATCATTAATTTTGATTGTTGCCATTGATTGCTTTTTTGATTCTTAGGTTGTTAGTGAGCAAACATCTCCGTTTTGATTAAATCAGTATCAATAGGCTAATTGTGGTAGGCTGAATAGTTACAATTCTTTAAACAATAAAGAACTCCTGTTTAAAGATAAGCTTTCCCTTCAGTCTTTATATAAGTTCAAGGTCTTTTACAACTGCATTCTTCAGTTGTTCTCTCAAGTCAGGTACTGCTGAAAGTGCCCGTTTCCAGTCAGGCATCTGGACACTCTTATCGACTTCAAGATATGAATTACCAGTCTTCAGAAGGATATCGGAGAAAACTTCAACAAACTTTTCCTCAATATGCCGATCATATATCAGATTATTACAGATCGCATCGGCATAATGCTGGCGAATCAAATCCTGTGCAGAGCGCCTGTATTTAACGTACAATCCCTGAATAAAGGGCTTCGATATCTGTATGCTTGTTGTTTCATTGGCTATACGGAGTAAAGTCAATACAATATCATTGACCATCTTTGAAAGGCCTTCGCTGATATTTTCCCCGGTATCTTTGTGCTTATGGTCGTAGAAACCAAGATCAGTTTGACATGTTCGTTTCAACGAACTGTTCCTATATACCTCGGCAAGAAGACCCACTTCAAGCCCCCAAGATGCCGGAAACCTTAAATGAAGTGCTATATCGGATGTGAGGGCAAATTCACCTGCAAGAGTGTACCTGAATGCCTGAAGATAATCAAGAACTTCCGATTTATAGCCTACATCTGTTTGTAATGCTTCGATAAAAGGTCTGACAAAAAGCCTGAATACCCTCCCATACATCATCCTGTTTTCTTTATTGATGCGTGCATAATATCCTTTGTTGAAAAGGAAGTTTAATTTCGGATTGAGTATCGGATATAGCAATTTAGCAGGAAAACTCTTGGAATATGTAAGTATATCCGCATCGTGAAGTACAATAGCATATGCATCAAGAGTCGCAATACCCATAGCCAACCAGACATCTTTTCCTTTTCCTTTGAACTGGGAAATATCCAGGCCTTTTTCTTTCATATCTTCAATGACCTTTGAAACACACGGACCATTACACCATACAACTAAATGGATCAGGTTCAGGTTCTTAAAGAAACGAACCACCTCCTCGTACTCTTCTTTGTTGCTGGCAGCTAATGCAATGATAATTTCCGAAATGAAATTACATTTGTTCAGTTCATAAACGATATTCACAAGACTTGGATTTTCTATTTCCGAATATAACATAGGAATTATTAAGGCTGAACGTCTGCTTACTACAAGTTCCTGCAGATGATTTATTATCATGTCACCGTCATTTGAAAAATCATGTATCGTTGTTATTTTTTCCTGATAAAAATCCATTTAACCCCAGTCCCCTTTTGACTATTAATGACATAGTCCCAAATTCACACTTTCATTTAGAAGAATTGCCAGCTCCAAATCTATTGACAAAATTGTTGTAAGCACGAAGATATTCCGCATGTGGCCATATCAGAGGAATTGTCACATAAGCCAGACCATCATTCCATTTTGGATGAGAGCGTACATTCTTGATCATGGTCATTTTACTTTCCCTCAGTATGTTGGCATTTGTATAATCCTCTAACCAGAGTTCAAACCTGTCAATCGTGGAAATATGTTCAGGCAGCATGTGATTGTGGGCCATGTCCACCACCCATCCCAGATACATTTCTGCCATATCCATGTTATCAGTTTCAACATAATGATTAGCCAGTTGACATGTAAAATGGCACCAGGGACCATAACCTCCATTGTTTCTTCCCCAGTATTCAGGATACCTGTTAAGCCCGCCTATCTCAGAGTCCCACAATCTTTCATGTATTCTTTTTACCGTGGATTTTATCTTAATATCAGAATCATCCAGAAGCTCAAAATAGGCAGGTGAATATTCTACTGCATCCACATCGATGACAGTTGATGCAAAAGCATCATACCCTATGGGTTTACTGTTACGGTCTTTGACCCGGATACATTTGATAAATGACCTTCTTCGGGGACTATACAGACGAGTTAGGATGGATTCACGTATCTTTTCTGCCTCAGCCTTCCATTCAGAAACTTCCTTACCCAGAGCCTCAGCCATTTTCACAGAAGATAATATTCCAGCACAGCAAGCACAATTAGCATATATCTCAAAACCATGTTCGTAAGCAGGATATTCATGAATACTGTTGATAGTATGGATCAGGTCCACCTCATCATTCTTGTTCATGAGAATGAATCCAACAGCTTTTTCAATCTTCTCCCAATGTTTTTCTACGAAAGCCCTGTCTGCCATCTCATCAAAAAAGGAGGCACCAGTAGCTTCAAAATATTTACCGAGGGCAAAGAGCACAAGACCATTACCGTCTATTTGAAGGTCCTTATAACTTGCATCATTACCATCGACGTCATACCTCTGGGAGAATTCCCCGAGTGGTTTCTGTGCATTAAGAACGAATTCAAGAGCTTTTTTTGCCTCATCCAGCATCCCGGCAGCTACAGCCCCAAGAATATCCACAGAATGGTCTCTTGGGTATATGAACGGATAACGTGTACCTGGCGGACTTGCATAAAATCCACCATTTTCATGTTGGTTCTCTTTTAAAATCTGGATGCTGTTTTCATATATCTTGAGAGCTTCGGAATAATTCAAGATGCTCACTCCTTTTCAAGATATTCTATCCTATATATACAAAAAGAACGGTCAAGCAGTTCACTTACCTGTTCTTTTGTCATCCTGGTCTTTTCAATGGCTTCTTCGTTGTACACTTTTACATTGCTCATAACTGACTTACTGCCTACATTGTATATCCTTGTATCAGCAAGCTCAGCGCGACGTTTGCTGTAGCTGTTATGAAGTATGCCAATCACGCTTGAAAGAGCAGGAAAATTCCATGGTTCATCAGATTCTTCTTTCAGCTTATTTACAAAATTGATAAGTGCATTGAACTGGGAAGGTGTTTCACCATAGATGTTGTTGAAATCAATTAATTCGTTGCCAAAAGGACAAATCGGTAAATAGTTTATATCATCTTCCCAGGCCCCTTCAAATCCCGGTCCTTCGATATCAGCAAGTTTGATACCAATAGAAGTCATCCATTGGTATGTCTTTTGGACACCTGCAATGTCCACCATTTCCACAATACCAATTAAGAATGCTTTAGGAAGTATATTCTTTAATCGAATCATCTTCTACCCCATCTTCGTGATGATTTCGGCACAATCTACATTGATGGCCCTACCCATAAGCCCGGAAGCTATGGATTATCAAAGTCAAATGCTAAGTCTCCCAAATATATATTCTGCATTGACCGTATAAATAATGATAAGCAACAACTCACGAAAATGAACTTGAATAATATATTACAAGTAAAAACAACACAAAAAAATAACAATGTCCATGATCATTTTACCAGACCTGATATCGCCATATTCCATCCCACAGGGCCGACACCTCCAACCCTGTTGACCCTCTCATCCGTGATATTTGAATCATATTTCCCACCTGGTTTCTGCACAAGAAAAGCAATATCCACCACTTTTAGCATGGGATAGTCATTAAGACTATCACCAAGTCCAACAGTTTTTACATCCCCGAATTGTTTCCGATATATCTGTGTGAGAATTCGAACCGCTTTTCCCTTATCGTTGTCACCGATTATGTGCCAGTACCTTCCGCCACGTGTATAGTTGAGTCCCTTTGCCCTGATATCCCTAATTAACTTCTCAGCATCGCTTTCGTCACCATCCAGTTTGAAAGCTTCATCATACTCCCGCTGCTTCGCAAGACAGGCAGACTCTTGATCAAGCCCGGTATCCTCGCTCACCCCTACATCAGTCATGTCACCAAAACCCATTACATCAAACCCCCCTGATGCCGCTATATTCAACAACACGTTCCTCAGTAGATTGTAATCCGTACCAAGCTCAATTATATCATACTTATCCGTGGACCTGGAAGAAACAAAGTCCACATCAAAATACCCATGTGGAATAAAAATAGCTCCTCCATTCTCAGATATGAAAGGATGTACAATATCCAGCTTATCCACATAGACCTCAATCTCTGCTCTGGTCTTGCTGGTACAGAATATAAGCGGTATGTCTTTTTCCTTTAATTGGTTAATTGCTGGCAGTGCTGCCTCGTACGAGTATGTATCGTGATCTACCAAGGTGCCGTCAAGGTCTGTAAAAACGATGTATTGCATGTATCCAACTCCCAAAAATGGTTATGATAATATTTTGGAGGGAATTGTTGTTAAAATGATTGAATGAGAAATAAAATTGATTTTATTTAATCTGAAGCACAAAATCAACAAAACTCCCCGCGAACTCCCTGTAAGAACTCGCAACCAGATGAGCATAGCATCCCAGCGTATTGTTCACCGTAAGCCCGTCCCAACCATCAATTATTCCAGTACCTCTGGAAAGTTTGATAGCGAACTTCGCGTCTTTAGGGATATCGGTAACTTCAGAGTGGTGGAATTCATGACCACGGAAAGAGTTTCCTGTTTTACCAATAACAGAATCCACAGCAAGTGAACCAATATTATAGCTGACCACGCGCTTGTGACCCATTAAAGTATGACCTGGAAGTGCACCGACCATGTCGTGTGTGGATTCAGGCATCTCGGCCATGTTATGAGCTCCCTGTCCTTTAACACCTGTGCTGAGTTTCTCGGTCAGGTACATGAGACCGCCACATTCAGCATAGATAGGCAGACCGGAGAGTGACGCATCAAGGATATCCTCACGCATTGAGACATTATTCTCGAGTTCTGCGGCGAAAAGTTCGGGGTAGCCGCCGCCAAGATACAGACCGTCGACATCCGGAAGTTTTTTGTCATGGATAGGGCTGAAGTATTTTATCTCAGCTCCTGCCATTTCAAGCAATTCAAGATTGTCATGATAATAGAAATTAAAAGCTTCATCAAGGGCAACACCGATTACCGGACGCTCGCCTTCAATTTCACGGGGCGTAAAAACAGTCTTTGGCGGACGCTCAAGAGCAGGAGCTGTGTGAGCCATTTCCAGCAGACGGTCTATCTGGATGCCATCTTTAATAGTAGTTTTAATGAAATCTATCCTTTCATCGTAATTATCAGCCCGGCGGCGTTCCTCTATTGCAGGAACAAGACCAAGGTGCCTCATGGATATCTTCATTGAATTATTGCGGCGGATAACACCAATAACAGGAATACCTGTATAGTGTTCAATGGCCTCGGTGGCTTTTTTCTCATGCCTGGGGCCGCCTATGTTGTTGAGGATAACACCGGTTATGTGCACATCCTTATCGAAGTCCTTGAAACCATTTACAAGGGCCGCAGCAGAGCGGGTAATGCTCCTTGCATTGATAATAAGAATTACAGAACATTTCAGTATCTTGGCTATCTGTGCAGTGCTGCCTGTATCCGTAAAGCTGTCAAAGCCTTCATACAGGCCACGTACACCTTCGATGATGGCAATATCAGCATCACCGTCAGCCTCTGTACCATGTATGAAAACATCCCGCACACCTTCTTCATCCATCAGGAAACCATCGATATTACGAGCTCTGCGGCCTGTAATTTCAGAATAGTAACTGGGATCTATGTAATCCAGTCCCACTTTATACGGCTGGACCTTATACCCGGCCTCAGTAAGAGCCGCAAGCAGACCAATGGTAATAGTAGTCTTGCCTGAGGAAGAACTGCCTGCGGACAGGAGTATCCTCGGTATTTCTTTTGTTTCCGGTTTCGAAGGTGTGTCGGACATTGCGATCAACCTTTAACGTGTAAGTTCACGTAGCCGTTCATCTTCAAGAGCTGAAGGCATAACTGAACCCTCATTGGACATGATGGTATGCGCAAGTTCACGATAAACACCTGCAACAGGTGAATCAGGGGCTTTTTCAAGCACAGAGAAACCATCCCTTTCACAATCCTGGACGATCTGTTCCTTTGGAATGAAAGCCATGAGTTTGCTGCCGATCT
Encoded proteins:
- a CDS encoding glucoamylase, which encodes MNYSEALKIYENSIQILKENQHENGGFYASPPGTRYPFIYPRDHSVDILGAVAAGMLDEAKKALEFVLNAQKPLGEFSQRYDVDGNDASYKDLQIDGNGLVLFALGKYFEATGASFFDEMADRAFVEKHWEKIEKAVGFILMNKNDEVDLIHTINSIHEYPAYEHGFEIYANCACCAGILSSVKMAEALGKEVSEWKAEAEKIRESILTRLYSPRRRSFIKCIRVKDRNSKPIGYDAFASTVIDVDAVEYSPAYFELLDDSDIKIKSTVKRIHERLWDSEIGGLNRYPEYWGRNNGGYGPWCHFTCQLANHYVETDNMDMAEMYLGWVVDMAHNHMLPEHISTIDRFELWLEDYTNANILRESKMTMIKNVRSHPKWNDGLAYVTIPLIWPHAEYLRAYNNFVNRFGAGNSSK
- a CDS encoding glucosyl-3-phosphoglycerate synthase, which codes for MDFYQEKITTIHDFSNDGDMIINHLQELVVSRRSALIIPMLYSEIENPSLVNIVYELNKCNFISEIIIALAASNKEEYEEVVRFFKNLNLIHLVVWCNGPCVSKVIEDMKEKGLDISQFKGKGKDVWLAMGIATLDAYAIVLHDADILTYSKSFPAKLLYPILNPKLNFLFNKGYYARINKENRMMYGRVFRLFVRPFIEALQTDVGYKSEVLDYLQAFRYTLAGEFALTSDIALHLRFPASWGLEVGLLAEVYRNSSLKRTCQTDLGFYDHKHKDTGENISEGLSKMVNDIVLTLLRIANETTSIQISKPFIQGLYVKYRRSAQDLIRQHYADAICNNLIYDRHIEEKFVEVFSDILLKTGNSYLEVDKSVQMPDWKRALSAVPDLREQLKNAVVKDLELI
- the cfbB gene encoding Ni-sirohydrochlorin a,c-diamide synthase — protein: MSDTPSKPETKEIPRILLSAGSSSSGKTTITIGLLAALTEAGYKVQPYKVGLDYIDPSYYSEITGRRARNIDGFLMDEEGVRDVFIHGTEADGDADIAIIEGVRGLYEGFDSFTDTGSTAQIAKILKCSVILIINARSITRSAAALVNGFKDFDKDVHITGVILNNIGGPRHEKKATEAIEHYTGIPVIGVIRRNNSMKISMRHLGLVPAIEERRRADNYDERIDFIKTTIKDGIQIDRLLEMAHTAPALERPPKTVFTPREIEGERPVIGVALDEAFNFYYHDNLELLEMAGAEIKYFSPIHDKKLPDVDGLYLGGGYPELFAAELENNVSMREDILDASLSGLPIYAECGGLMYLTEKLSTGVKGQGAHNMAEMPESTHDMVGALPGHTLMGHKRVVSYNIGSLAVDSVIGKTGNSFRGHEFHHSEVTDIPKDAKFAIKLSRGTGIIDGWDGLTVNNTLGCYAHLVASSYREFAGSFVDFVLQIK
- the mpgP gene encoding mannosyl-3-phosphoglycerate phosphatase is translated as MQYIVFTDLDGTLVDHDTYSYEAALPAINQLKEKDIPLIFCTSKTRAEIEVYVDKLDIVHPFISENGGAIFIPHGYFDVDFVSSRSTDKYDIIELGTDYNLLRNVLLNIAASGGFDVMGFGDMTDVGVSEDTGLDQESACLAKQREYDEAFKLDGDESDAEKLIRDIRAKGLNYTRGGRYWHIIGDNDKGKAVRILTQIYRKQFGDVKTVGLGDSLNDYPMLKVVDIAFLVQKPGGKYDSNITDERVNRVGGVGPVGWNMAISGLVK